The genomic DNA GTCTTCACGCCGGTGTGTCCATATTTTTTTGGATCCCAACTATAATATGGGCTGACGGTTGTACCGTTTTGCTTTGCTTTTTCTTCAATGGCCTGATGCGTACCGGAACTGCAAATGCCATTTTGATCTCCCACCACAACCCAGTGTCGTGGCACAGGCATGCCCAGACAGTTTGCGATCATGTGAACGATCTCCACAACAATTGCAGGATCGAAACGTATGTTATACCCACCAAAAATATCTTGGCGTGTATGCATGTTCATGATCACGGACTCAAATTTCGTCATACCGCTACGCTCACCCAGTCCATAAAATGTACCTTGCACTTCTGTGATACCATGTATAATTCCTTGCAAAGCATTTGTCGTACTGTGATCACTATCATTGTGACAGTGACATGCAATACGCGCTTTATGAATGTTTGACACATGCGCAAATACATATGCGATGAAATCGCCAAACTCGTTGAGAATACGCAATCCGGTTGTGTCAGGCAAATTGACACTCGTTGCACCGGCAGTGATCACTGCTTCCACGATCTTGCAAATAAATTCTTTGCCCGCTCGCGCAGCATCTTCCGGCGAAAACTGCACATGGTGGAAACCAATACTTCTGGCATATCGCACCATATCAACTGCAGTGTCAATCACCCATTGTCGTTTTCCCTCCGGCGAATCACCATATTTCTCAGCATCGAATTGTGCGAGCATAAGCTCGTCACTTACCGGAATATAAATATGAACCATGTCACAACCGGCGACTTTTACCGCATCAATATCTGCCTCCACAGCACGAGCCAGTCCTGAAAGAATAGGCTTATGATGTGTTTTTGTACCTCGCACAACGTCAACGATCTCTCGACATCGTTTTGGATTGCCTTTTGCACTGCCGGGAAAACCGATCTCGATGATGTCAATTCC from Parcubacteria group bacterium includes the following:
- a CDS encoding alpha-isopropylmalate synthase regulatory domain-containing protein gives rise to the protein MEKKKIWLNDVALRESAQVDGGAITPADQDRYVRKLVKGGIDIIEIGFPGSAKGNPKRCREIVDVVRGTKTHHKPILSGLARAVEADIDAVKVAGCDMVHIYIPVSDELMLAQFDAEKYGDSPEGKRQWVIDTAVDMVRYARSIGFHHVQFSPEDAARAGKEFICKIVEAVITAGATSVNLPDTTGLRILNEFGDFIAYVFAHVSNIHKARIACHCHNDSDHSTTNALQGIIHGITEVQGTFYGLGERSGMTKFESVIMNMHTRQDIFGGYNIRFDPAIVVEIVHMIANCLGMPVPRHWVVVGDQNGICSSGTHQAIEEKAKQNGTTVSPYYSWDPKKYGHTGVKTVVTQFSGKEGIMTKLKELGFVVKKEQLAEIMVEIKRISEGRRGTSLSDREVVAVVTDVIKEVPCSIVIDRSTIVSGKGTIPTASVIASLHGKKVAAVRTGNGPVSAAFDAVVAIAKEFFPQLQEYTISQEYWRPVQVTKGDEALGDVYVQLKMTHDTIPGREHIHSGHAVHEDSNHATAQAIANAISWMVASIQ